Proteins encoded together in one Amblyomma americanum isolate KBUSLIRL-KWMA chromosome 1, ASM5285725v1, whole genome shotgun sequence window:
- the LOC144108128 gene encoding uncharacterized protein LOC144108128 translates to MHKHGDDATGTAAAGREFTLVTDDQPLVSPLRPDRQTPTMTAARIQRWALYLGGYNYKLQYVPGKQLLNSDALSRLTQQTTRDRGEGPTEGSHDWTRPPDSSLYVRNYGQGEKWIPGHVKSATGARMITVEPPTAIVKRQVDQVRRRSDSSPRFPVTDTTARGPGPSQTKGPCTAANVTTPLEAAAPDYSPDTAQIAGNNIQPRTSLLPPTLSPAEASQ, encoded by the exons GTCGTGAATTTACGTTGGTCACGGATGATCAACCTCTCGTCAGCCCTCTGAGACCTGACCGCCAGACACCGACTATGACGGCTGCGCGAATTCAACGCTGGGCACTGTACCTCGGAGGCTACAATTACAAGCTTCAGTATGTTCCTGGGAAACAACTACTCAACTCGGATGCTCTCAGCAGACTGACACAGCAGACCACCAGAGACAGAGGTGAAG GTCCAACTGAGGGGAGCCACGACTGGACACGGCCGCCAGACAGCAGCTTGTACGTCCGCAATTACGGACAGGGAGAGAAGTGGATCCCTGGTCATGTCAAATCGGCGACAGGAGCACGGATGATAACCGTAGAGCCTCCCACTGCAATCGTCAAGCGGCAAGTCGATCAGGTGCGCCGCCGCTCGGATTCATCACCAAGGTTTCCGGTCACCGATACGACTGCTCGTGGTCCAGGGCCCAGCCAGACGAAAGGACCCTGCACGGCGGCCAATGTAACCACTCCCTTGGAAGCGGCCGCCCCAGATTATTCTCCTGATACAGCCCAAATTGCGGGCAATAACATTCAACCTCGCACCTCTCTTCTCCCACCTACCTTGAGTCCGGCCGAAGCTTCGCAGTAA